The Pseudomonas fluorescens genome includes a window with the following:
- a CDS encoding TetR/AcrR family transcriptional regulator — MEPVDLLERCYPGRRAESKRHILRCALALFNQQGIEATTIDIIRAESQMSVGAIYHHFDNKEGLVAALYMTALDDQAQLRDSYLSAVTSTREWVHALVFSYVDWVVSQPDWARFQYQARFAVARSSFNERLAEANAARNAALKQWFSDPAHQQDLQDLPFELIPSLIIGSAESYCRAWLSARVKRSPELYRQQLAEAAWRAVGAGG; from the coding sequence ATGGAACCTGTCGATCTTCTCGAGCGCTGCTACCCAGGGCGCCGTGCCGAGTCCAAGCGGCATATCCTGCGATGTGCCCTGGCGCTGTTTAATCAACAGGGCATAGAAGCGACCACCATCGACATCATCCGGGCCGAAAGCCAGATGAGCGTGGGGGCTATCTATCACCATTTCGATAACAAGGAAGGTTTGGTCGCGGCGTTGTACATGACCGCCCTGGATGACCAGGCACAGCTCAGGGACAGCTACCTCAGCGCTGTCACGTCGACCAGGGAATGGGTCCACGCCTTGGTGTTCAGCTACGTGGATTGGGTGGTCAGCCAACCCGATTGGGCGCGGTTCCAATACCAGGCTCGCTTTGCGGTCGCACGCAGCAGCTTCAACGAGCGGCTCGCCGAAGCGAATGCCGCCAGGAACGCCGCGCTCAAGCAATGGTTCAGCGACCCTGCCCACCAACAGGATTTGCAGGACTTGCCTTTTGAGCTGATTCCGTCATTGATCATCGGTTCGGCGGAGAGCTATTGCCGCGCCTGGCTCTCGGCCCGCGTCAAACGCAGCCCTGAGCTCTACCGGCAGCAGCTGGCCGAGGCGGCCTGGCGCGCCGTTGGCGCTGGCGGCTGA
- a CDS encoding MFS transporter, with protein sequence MNALDSIDSKKSLGAICLMMVISLGTLQIQPILGGALIDQLGLPLNAIGALFAAELMAMAIACGVCALFMASVDRRRFALVALLILALGNLASTQLHSQAGLVISRMICGASGGAVMAVVYATAALRTSKDATFAIINIGNLLWGMLLVTSMPLVLQAFGVNGAFSLLAITSVLAALGCWRVPKRYPDAHRAANGSIQPFGLTAMLLILLFALLFFGHSALWVYQERIGRSIGLEPQQIGGILGGSILAGALGAGLAGLIGRRLGLLFPQLLSFGTALLATLIMVYGTSPVAFITTACLIHMVWFFSLPYLLSMAAELDPSGRLAGLGNAAIFIGQGLGPFGAALVVGEGHLRAVGWLAASAYLLALVISCLVVARFRRGVKPSGPAMSPQSA encoded by the coding sequence ATGAACGCACTCGACTCCATCGACAGCAAAAAATCACTGGGCGCCATCTGCCTGATGATGGTCATTTCCCTGGGGACGCTACAGATCCAGCCGATCCTGGGCGGTGCCTTGATCGACCAACTCGGCCTGCCACTCAATGCAATCGGCGCTCTTTTCGCCGCTGAACTCATGGCGATGGCCATCGCTTGCGGGGTCTGCGCCCTGTTCATGGCGAGCGTCGACCGCCGTCGCTTCGCCCTGGTGGCCTTGTTGATCCTGGCATTGGGTAACCTGGCCAGCACACAACTGCACAGCCAGGCCGGACTGGTCATTTCCAGGATGATCTGCGGCGCCAGCGGCGGCGCGGTCATGGCGGTTGTCTATGCCACCGCAGCGCTGCGCACGTCCAAGGACGCGACTTTCGCGATCATCAACATCGGCAACCTGCTGTGGGGCATGCTGCTGGTGACCTCCATGCCGCTGGTCCTTCAAGCATTTGGCGTGAATGGCGCGTTTTCCCTGTTGGCGATCACCAGCGTGCTCGCGGCGCTGGGTTGCTGGAGAGTGCCCAAGCGCTACCCGGACGCCCATCGCGCGGCCAATGGCTCGATCCAGCCATTCGGTCTCACCGCCATGCTGTTGATCCTGCTGTTTGCCCTGCTGTTCTTCGGCCACTCCGCCCTGTGGGTGTACCAGGAACGCATCGGCAGGAGTATCGGCCTGGAGCCCCAGCAGATTGGCGGCATCCTCGGCGGCAGCATCCTTGCCGGTGCCCTTGGCGCCGGGCTGGCCGGGCTGATCGGACGACGCCTGGGCCTACTGTTTCCGCAACTGTTGAGCTTCGGTACAGCATTGCTGGCGACCTTGATCATGGTCTATGGCACCAGCCCCGTTGCCTTTATCACCACGGCCTGCCTGATCCATATGGTCTGGTTTTTCAGCCTGCCGTACCTACTTTCCATGGCGGCGGAACTGGACCCTTCCGGCCGACTGGCAGGCCTGGGTAACGCTGCGATTTTCATCGGCCAGGGACTCGGCCCGTTTGGCGCCGCACTGGTCGTGGGTGAGGGACACTTGCGCGCGGTCGGATGGCTGGCCGCCTCAGCCTATCTGCTAGCCTTGGTGATCTCGTGCCTGGTCGTTGCACGCTTTCGCCGCGGCGTGAAGCCCTCCGGGCCGGCAATGTCCCCGCAATCGGCCTGA
- a CDS encoding dimethylsulfonioproprionate lyase family protein, whose product MGLNTMITRREPLSLDPAVTRSAQWLRRSLHEILSNHLGDGTSEATQAHAAALGAAEWTLKKPPATPRALPAVLAPYLAQAFDAAPNAPEHLSGVLEALSALVPHVPWINRQAQAGQDDRFVERHRHGMVTGPGGLFDCPGMTLGLALMAPETCYPFHQHPPAEFYLVLSPGDWYREDVGWWTPGAGGIVINPPSCTHAMRSTQAPLLALWGLLHEPCA is encoded by the coding sequence ATGGGATTGAACACGATGATTACCCGTCGCGAGCCTTTGTCGTTGGATCCGGCTGTCACCCGCAGCGCGCAGTGGCTTCGGCGATCGCTGCATGAAATCCTCTCGAACCACCTGGGGGACGGTACATCCGAGGCGACACAAGCACATGCCGCCGCCCTGGGCGCGGCCGAGTGGACCCTCAAGAAACCGCCGGCAACGCCCCGCGCGTTACCGGCAGTCCTGGCGCCCTATTTGGCCCAGGCATTCGACGCTGCACCGAATGCCCCCGAGCACCTGTCAGGGGTGTTGGAGGCGTTGAGCGCACTGGTGCCCCATGTTCCCTGGATCAATCGTCAGGCCCAGGCCGGCCAGGACGATCGGTTCGTGGAGCGGCATCGCCATGGGATGGTCACCGGTCCAGGGGGATTGTTCGACTGTCCCGGCATGACCCTGGGGTTGGCCCTCATGGCGCCTGAAACCTGTTATCCGTTCCACCAGCATCCTCCGGCTGAGTTCTATCTGGTGTTGTCCCCAGGCGATTGGTATCGCGAGGACGTAGGCTGGTGGACGCCCGGGGCAGGGGGCATTGTCATAAACCCACCGTCTTGCACCCATGCGATGAGATCAACGCAAGCGCCACTCCTGGCGCTGTGGGGGTTGCTCCATGAGCCCTGCGCTTGA
- a CDS encoding SphA family protein, giving the protein MSLTKSLPACLALSFASFAAHAADGPPPPSVSQPSGINLGGTSFYDGFAGPPGLTHQTYLKFSTASSIRTNGGKKNGAFDDPKINVITMINQLSYYSPDTFAGGAHLGWSLLVPVVSLDGDFGDNGAKLKDNATGLGDVTVGPQVQFDPIVDASGRPVFVQRMAFDTILPTGKYDKDKDLNPGSNHFSLNPYWAATWMPAPRWEVSWRLNYLYNFKNDDPASSSQQFFEGQAVRDTQSGQSAWANFTASYEVFPKVSVGINGYYFRQISDDKVNGNTLTDSREKVLGFGPGLFWKITEDKAFWLNTYKETGVENRSRADYQVQVRYVHKF; this is encoded by the coding sequence ATGAGCCTGACCAAATCCCTGCCAGCGTGCCTGGCACTCAGCTTCGCGTCATTTGCCGCCCATGCAGCCGATGGCCCTCCACCACCTTCCGTAAGCCAACCCAGCGGTATCAACCTGGGCGGCACCAGCTTCTACGACGGGTTTGCGGGGCCACCCGGGCTGACTCACCAGACCTACTTGAAGTTCAGCACCGCCAGCAGCATCAGGACCAACGGCGGCAAGAAAAACGGCGCCTTCGATGACCCAAAAATCAACGTCATCACGATGATCAATCAACTGAGCTACTACTCACCCGACACTTTCGCGGGAGGGGCACACCTGGGTTGGAGCCTGCTGGTTCCCGTCGTGTCCCTGGACGGCGACTTCGGCGACAACGGTGCCAAGCTCAAGGACAACGCTACCGGCCTGGGCGATGTCACGGTCGGGCCCCAGGTCCAGTTCGATCCGATCGTCGACGCCAGCGGCCGGCCGGTTTTCGTCCAGCGCATGGCCTTCGACACCATCCTGCCAACGGGCAAGTACGACAAAGACAAAGACCTGAACCCTGGCTCCAACCACTTCTCCCTGAACCCCTACTGGGCAGCGACCTGGATGCCGGCCCCCCGTTGGGAAGTGAGCTGGAGACTGAACTATCTGTACAACTTCAAGAACGACGATCCGGCGAGCAGTTCGCAGCAGTTCTTTGAAGGGCAAGCGGTGCGCGACACCCAGTCAGGACAGTCGGCGTGGGCCAACTTCACCGCCTCGTACGAAGTGTTCCCGAAGGTCTCGGTCGGCATCAACGGCTACTACTTCCGGCAGATTTCGGATGACAAGGTCAACGGCAACACCCTGACCGACTCCCGGGAAAAGGTGCTCGGCTTTGGCCCAGGCCTGTTCTGGAAAATCACCGAAGACAAAGCCTTCTGGCTCAACACCTATAAAGAAACCGGCGTCGAGAATCGCTCCCGAGCGGATTACCAGGTGCAGGTTCGCTACGTCCACAAGTTCTGA
- a CDS encoding fumarylacetoacetate hydrolase family protein, producing MKLASFIVQGRSSYGVVEGDQVIDLESLKPTLGSDLKQAIGHNRLNELSPARLARLPRIPLADVTFLPVIPNPGKVLCIGINYATHVRETGREMPTYPMIFTRFADSQTAHLQPIVRPTASHKLDFEGELAVVIGKAARHVKHADALDYVAGYACYNDGSVRDWQKHTIQFVPGKNFPNTGGFGPWLVTGDEIGDPQDLELTTRLNGEVMQHTRTSDMIFDVRQLIEYCSTFTELAPGDVIVTGTTGGVGAFREPPVWMKPGDEVEIEIARIGTLRNSIVDEQ from the coding sequence ATGAAACTCGCAAGCTTTATTGTCCAAGGCCGTAGTAGCTACGGTGTGGTCGAAGGTGATCAAGTCATCGACCTGGAATCGCTCAAGCCAACCCTTGGCAGCGATCTCAAGCAGGCCATCGGCCACAACCGCCTGAACGAACTGAGCCCTGCGCGCCTGGCACGCCTGCCGCGTATCCCCTTGGCTGACGTGACGTTCCTGCCGGTGATCCCGAACCCGGGCAAAGTGCTGTGCATCGGCATCAACTACGCCACCCACGTGCGCGAAACCGGTCGGGAAATGCCGACCTATCCGATGATCTTTACCCGCTTCGCCGACAGCCAGACCGCCCACCTGCAACCCATCGTTCGCCCGACCGCGTCCCACAAACTTGATTTCGAGGGCGAGCTGGCGGTGGTGATCGGTAAAGCGGCCCGTCACGTCAAACACGCCGACGCGCTGGACTACGTCGCCGGTTATGCCTGCTACAACGACGGCAGTGTCCGCGACTGGCAGAAGCACACCATTCAGTTCGTCCCCGGCAAGAACTTCCCGAACACCGGTGGGTTCGGCCCCTGGCTGGTGACCGGCGACGAGATCGGCGACCCGCAGGACCTGGAATTGACCACCCGCCTGAATGGCGAAGTGATGCAGCACACCCGCACCAGCGACATGATTTTCGATGTGCGCCAGCTGATCGAATACTGTTCCACCTTCACCGAACTGGCCCCCGGCGATGTGATTGTCACTGGCACCACTGGCGGCGTCGGGGCGTTCCGCGAGCCGCCGGTGTGGATGAAACCAGGCGACGAAGTCGAGATCGAGATCGCTCGAATCGGCACCCTGCGCAACAGCATCGTGGACGAGCAATAA
- a CDS encoding carotenoid oxygenase family protein, protein MSIPFPQTPEFSGALYTPSRVEAEVFDLEIEGILPASICGTFFQVAPDPQYPPMLGNDIFFNGDGVVSRFNFANGKVSMRRRYVKTDRLLAQRREGRSLNGVYRNVYTNDPLAAKNNTTANTTVIPHNGVLLALKEDALPWAMDLETLETLGEWSFDGQIKAATFTAHPKLDPVTGNLLACSYEAKGDGTPDLAYFEISPDGKLLHEIWFQAPYAAMVHDFAVTERYVVFPLIPLTVDVERMKNGGPHFQWQPDLPQLFAIVPRNGRGQDVRWFKGPKDGFQGHTLNAFDEDGKVYVDMPVTGGNIFYFFPQADGYVPPPETLAASLMRWTFDLNGAQEDVQPQPLTEYPCEFPRCDDRYIGRKYRHGFLLAFDPERPYNPANGPIPFQFFNLLAHLDLQTGRTDAWFPGDSGCFQEPIFIPRSADAEEADGYVVALLNLIAEGRSELVVLDTRDMASGPIARIRIPFRMRMSLHGCWAPSD, encoded by the coding sequence ATGAGTATTCCATTCCCTCAAACCCCTGAATTTTCCGGCGCTCTCTACACGCCCAGCCGCGTGGAAGCAGAGGTGTTCGATCTTGAGATCGAAGGCATCCTGCCCGCGTCGATCTGTGGGACTTTTTTTCAGGTGGCGCCAGACCCGCAGTACCCCCCCATGCTGGGTAACGACATTTTTTTCAACGGCGACGGCGTGGTTAGCCGCTTCAACTTTGCCAATGGCAAAGTCTCGATGCGACGCCGCTACGTGAAAACCGATCGCCTGCTGGCCCAGCGCCGTGAAGGGCGTTCGCTCAACGGCGTCTATCGAAACGTCTACACCAATGACCCTCTCGCGGCGAAAAACAACACCACCGCCAACACCACCGTTATCCCTCACAACGGCGTCCTGTTGGCGCTCAAGGAAGATGCCCTGCCTTGGGCGATGGACCTCGAAACCCTGGAGACCCTCGGCGAATGGAGCTTTGACGGGCAGATCAAAGCCGCGACGTTCACTGCCCACCCCAAGCTCGATCCGGTGACAGGCAACCTGCTGGCCTGCAGTTATGAGGCCAAAGGCGACGGCACGCCCGACCTGGCCTATTTCGAAATCTCGCCGGACGGAAAGCTGCTGCACGAGATCTGGTTCCAGGCGCCTTATGCGGCGATGGTGCATGATTTCGCGGTGACCGAACGCTACGTCGTGTTCCCGTTGATTCCGTTGACGGTGGACGTCGAACGCATGAAAAACGGCGGGCCACATTTTCAGTGGCAACCCGACCTGCCCCAGCTGTTCGCCATCGTGCCGCGCAACGGCCGTGGGCAAGATGTGCGTTGGTTCAAGGGGCCCAAGGACGGTTTCCAGGGGCATACGCTCAATGCGTTCGATGAGGACGGCAAGGTGTATGTGGACATGCCGGTCACCGGCGGAAATATCTTCTACTTCTTTCCCCAGGCCGACGGCTACGTACCACCGCCTGAAACCCTGGCCGCCAGCCTGATGCGCTGGACCTTCGACCTGAATGGCGCGCAGGAGGACGTTCAACCGCAGCCACTGACGGAATATCCCTGCGAGTTTCCACGGTGTGATGATCGCTACATCGGTCGGAAATACCGGCATGGGTTCCTGCTCGCCTTCGATCCTGAGCGCCCCTACAACCCGGCGAATGGGCCAATACCCTTCCAGTTCTTCAACCTGCTGGCGCACCTGGACCTGCAGACAGGCCGCACCGACGCCTGGTTTCCCGGCGACAGCGGATGCTTCCAGGAACCCATCTTCATACCGCGCTCGGCGGATGCGGAGGAAGCCGATGGCTACGTGGTTGCCCTGCTCAACCTCATTGCCGAAGGGCGCAGTGAACTGGTAGTGCTGGACACCCGTGACATGGCTAGCGGCCCCATTGCCCGGATCAGGATTCCCTTCCGGATGCGCATGTCGCTGCATGGCTGCTGGGCACCAAGCGATTGA
- a CDS encoding hotdog fold domain-containing protein: MSQTLSMYQSVGPSAFSNMACQMAPYFGTINPEISVLAPGRSEVKVPFRKEITNHLASVHAIALCNAAELAGGMMTEVSIPGGARWIPKGMTVEYLAKAKTSIHAIADGSDIDWQTSGDKIVPVEIFDEAGVKVFTARITMNVKVG, encoded by the coding sequence ATGAGCCAGACTCTCAGCATGTACCAAAGCGTTGGCCCGTCCGCCTTCAGCAATATGGCCTGCCAGATGGCACCGTACTTCGGCACCATCAACCCGGAAATTTCGGTGTTGGCCCCCGGCCGCAGTGAGGTGAAGGTGCCGTTCCGCAAGGAAATCACCAATCACCTGGCGTCCGTTCACGCGATCGCGTTGTGTAACGCGGCAGAACTGGCGGGCGGCATGATGACCGAGGTGTCCATCCCTGGCGGGGCTCGTTGGATTCCCAAAGGCATGACTGTCGAATACCTGGCCAAGGCCAAGACGTCCATCCACGCGATTGCCGACGGCAGCGACATCGACTGGCAGACTTCGGGTGACAAGATTGTTCCGGTCGAAATCTTCGATGAGGCAGGGGTGAAGGTCTTTACGGCGCGCATCACCATGAATGTGAAAGTCGGCTAG